The Candidatus Desulfarcum epimagneticum genome contains a region encoding:
- a CDS encoding putative Cell division protein FtsQ (Evidence 3 : Putative function from multiple computational evidences), translated as MSAYAPASKGPYKKSPVRKRKAAARRGFFLAGMALFVVFMAVLGFVFTKAHNAALRSAAFKAREIRVTGARFLSRRQVLDQAGIREGANVLAVNLSLARKRLLANPWIVDAQVKRHLPAGLEIGIRERAALAALDVGPGFLLDEDGRVFKRLEASDPPDLVRVKGLAFSDMDPAPESGPAAFAEAIRALKVFGREKRLFAPGTLKEIRVDRELGLELAISGDGKKTGAGAAKRIRIGYGSYGEKRKALERVARHMKSHGGFSKYSFLDLSAPERAVVRPVGRGIKKQ; from the coding sequence TTGTCGGCGTATGCCCCGGCCTCGAAAGGGCCTTATAAAAAAAGCCCGGTTAGAAAGAGGAAAGCCGCGGCCAGGCGGGGTTTTTTCCTGGCCGGAATGGCGCTGTTTGTTGTTTTCATGGCTGTCTTGGGTTTTGTGTTCACCAAGGCCCACAACGCGGCGCTTCGCTCAGCGGCTTTCAAAGCCCGGGAGATCCGGGTGACCGGCGCCCGATTCCTCAGCCGCCGCCAGGTCCTGGACCAGGCCGGGATCCGGGAGGGGGCCAATGTTCTGGCCGTGAATCTTTCCCTGGCCCGGAAAAGGCTCCTGGCGAATCCCTGGATCGTTGACGCCCAGGTGAAAAGACATCTTCCGGCGGGGCTGGAGATCGGGATCAGAGAACGCGCGGCCCTGGCCGCGCTGGATGTGGGGCCGGGATTTTTGCTGGATGAAGACGGGCGGGTGTTCAAACGCCTGGAGGCGTCAGACCCGCCGGATCTGGTGAGGGTGAAAGGGCTGGCTTTTTCCGATATGGACCCGGCCCCGGAATCCGGGCCGGCGGCTTTTGCCGAGGCGATCCGGGCCCTCAAGGTGTTTGGGAGGGAAAAGAGACTTTTTGCCCCGGGGACCCTGAAAGAGATCCGGGTTGACCGGGAGCTGGGGCTTGAGCTGGCGATTTCCGGAGACGGGAAAAAGACCGGGGCCGGCGCCGCGAAAAGAATCAGGATCGGATACGGCTCCTACGGCGAAAAGCGCAAGGCCCTTGAGAGGGTGGCGCGCCACATGAAAAGCCATGGCGGCTTTTCAAAGTATTCGTTCCTGGATCTCAGCGCCCCGGAAAGGGCGGTGGTCAGGCCGGTGGGCAGGGGCATAAAAAAACAATGA
- the ftsZ gene encoding GTP-binding tubulin-like cell division protein (Evidence 2a : Function from experimental evidences in other organisms; PubMedId : 1528267, 1528268, 1944597, 2824434, 2995680, 3000876, 6094474, 8016071, 8083192, 9298646; Product type cp : cell process), translating to MSNFTYVGSDNTAKIKVIGVGGGGGNAVNNMIDSNLQGVKFIAANTDAQAIGISKASVQLRIGEKLTGGLGAGADPNIGREAAIENSDAIKKALEDSHMVFITAGFGGGTGTGATPVIAEICKEIGALTVAVVTKPFSFEGRKRLRQAEEGIQVLKEVTDTVITVPNDRLRGLASKNATMLDMFKKADEVLLHSVRGITDLILMPGLVNLDFADVRSTMSKAGMAIIGIGVAKGENRATEAARKAVSHPLLEDVRVSTAEGVLMNITCGSDLTMEEMTEASECIYNEVGEDTDIIWGTVVDDSLEDEMRVTVIATGIASEDEIQSGGDARKRGRVRDMIPAGPRGQVDYDEPTFIRVRESEEKRGGEPEKIHKGFVDGSDDFASFETPAFLRKKAD from the coding sequence ATGTCTAATTTTACGTATGTCGGCAGTGATAATACTGCGAAAATCAAGGTGATCGGAGTAGGGGGGGGAGGAGGAAACGCCGTCAACAACATGATTGATTCCAATCTGCAGGGCGTCAAATTCATCGCGGCCAACACCGACGCCCAGGCCATCGGCATTTCCAAGGCGTCCGTCCAGCTCAGGATCGGAGAAAAGCTCACCGGGGGGCTGGGCGCCGGGGCCGACCCCAACATCGGCCGCGAGGCGGCCATTGAAAACAGCGACGCCATTAAAAAGGCCCTGGAGGACAGCCACATGGTCTTCATCACCGCCGGCTTCGGGGGAGGCACAGGAACGGGCGCCACCCCGGTGATCGCTGAAATATGCAAAGAAATCGGCGCTCTGACTGTTGCGGTGGTGACCAAACCCTTTTCTTTTGAAGGCCGGAAGCGGCTGCGGCAGGCCGAAGAGGGAATCCAGGTGTTGAAAGAAGTCACCGACACTGTTATAACAGTTCCCAACGACCGGTTGAGGGGGCTGGCCTCCAAAAACGCCACCATGCTGGATATGTTTAAAAAAGCCGACGAGGTGCTGCTTCATTCCGTGAGGGGGATCACAGACCTGATTTTAATGCCGGGTCTGGTCAACCTGGATTTCGCCGATGTCCGCTCCACCATGTCCAAGGCGGGGATGGCCATTATCGGAATCGGGGTGGCCAAGGGCGAAAACCGGGCCACCGAGGCCGCCCGGAAAGCCGTGTCTCATCCCCTTCTGGAAGATGTGCGCGTGAGCACCGCCGAAGGTGTTTTGATGAACATCACATGCGGCAGCGACCTCACCATGGAAGAGATGACCGAGGCGTCCGAGTGCATCTACAATGAAGTGGGCGAAGACACGGACATCATCTGGGGCACGGTGGTGGACGATTCCCTTGAGGATGAGATGCGGGTCACCGTCATCGCCACAGGGATAGCGTCGGAAGACGAGATTCAGTCCGGAGGGGACGCGAGAAAAAGAGGCCGTGTTCGAGACATGATTCCCGCGGGCCCCCGGGGCCAGGTGGACTATGACGAGCCCACCTTCATTCGCGTGAGAGAGTCGGAGGAAAAAAGGGGCGGGGAGCCGGAGAAGATTCACAAGGGGTTTGTGGATGGCTCGGATGATTTCGCCTCTTTTGAGACGCCGGCGTTTTTGAGAAAAAAAGCCGATTGA
- the murC gene encoding UDP-N-acetylmuramate:L-alanine ligase (Evidence 2a : Function from experimental evidences in other organisms; PubMedId : 12876369, 2197603, 7601127, 9166795; Product type e : enzyme) → MYNKKYQIHFVGIGGIGMSGIAELLLRLGYRVTGSDIRSSDITRRLESLGCEVREGHAAGHAAGADIVVVSNAIPPDNPEVLAAGENSTPVIPRAEMLAELMRFKYGVAISGAHGKTSTTSVVASILGEGGLDPTVVIGGKLKSVGYNAVLGQGDFIVAEADESDGSFLRMSPSIAVVTNIDREHLDFYKDLDEIKDAFARFIDGMPFYGLAVLCADDPHVRELIPGIKKRFTTYGTSPGADLEVTDIEFDGLKTVFQVARSGERLGDIRLNLPGFHNARNAAAGIAVGLELGVSFDKIRSALEGHRGVERRLEIKGEVRGILVVDDYGHHPTEIETTLDALEKSFPERRVAALFQPHRHTRTRALFDEFSRVFHRAGVVYALPVYAAGEKAVPGSDSRELAAAIEKESGVPAFYVKDFDAAALRLGKELGNGDILLTLGAGDVWKAGERFIRDAD, encoded by the coding sequence ATGTACAATAAAAAATACCAAATACATTTTGTGGGAATCGGGGGCATCGGCATGAGCGGCATCGCCGAGCTTCTGCTTCGGCTGGGCTACCGGGTGACCGGCTCCGACATCCGGTCCTCGGATATCACCCGCCGCCTGGAAAGCCTGGGCTGCGAGGTGAGGGAGGGCCACGCCGCCGGCCACGCCGCCGGGGCCGACATCGTGGTGGTCTCCAACGCCATCCCGCCGGACAATCCCGAGGTTCTGGCGGCCGGGGAGAACTCGACCCCCGTGATTCCCCGGGCCGAGATGCTGGCGGAGCTGATGCGTTTCAAATACGGCGTGGCCATTTCCGGCGCCCACGGCAAGACCTCCACCACCTCCGTCGTGGCCTCCATCCTGGGGGAGGGGGGGCTGGATCCCACGGTGGTCATCGGGGGCAAGCTCAAAAGCGTGGGCTACAACGCGGTCCTGGGACAGGGGGATTTTATCGTGGCCGAGGCCGACGAAAGCGACGGGTCATTTCTCAGGATGTCGCCGTCCATCGCCGTGGTCACCAATATCGACCGGGAGCACCTGGATTTTTACAAGGACCTGGATGAGATCAAGGACGCCTTCGCGCGTTTCATCGACGGCATGCCGTTTTACGGCCTGGCGGTTCTTTGCGCCGACGACCCCCATGTGAGGGAGCTGATTCCCGGGATCAAAAAACGTTTCACCACTTACGGGACGTCGCCCGGCGCGGACCTGGAGGTGACGGACATTGAGTTCGACGGTTTGAAAACCGTGTTCCAGGTGGCGCGCTCAGGCGAAAGGCTGGGGGATATCCGGCTTAATCTTCCCGGTTTTCACAACGCCCGAAACGCGGCGGCGGGCATCGCGGTGGGCCTTGAGCTGGGCGTTTCTTTTGACAAAATTCGCTCCGCGCTTGAGGGCCACAGGGGGGTGGAGCGGCGCCTGGAGATCAAGGGAGAGGTCCGGGGGATTCTGGTGGTGGACGATTACGGCCACCATCCCACCGAGATCGAAACCACTCTGGACGCGCTGGAGAAGAGCTTCCCGGAAAGGCGCGTGGCGGCGTTGTTTCAGCCCCATCGGCACACCCGGACCCGGGCGTTGTTCGACGAGTTTTCCCGGGTGTTTCACCGGGCCGGCGTGGTGTATGCGCTGCCGGTTTACGCCGCCGGGGAGAAGGCCGTTCCCGGCTCGGACAGCCGGGAACTCGCCGCCGCCATTGAAAAGGAAAGCGGCGTTCCGGCGTTTTATGTGAAGGATTTTGACGCCGCGGCCCTTCGCCTGGGAAAAGAGCTCGGAAACGGCGACATTCTTCTCACCCTTGGGGCCGGGGATGTGTGGAAGGCCGGGGAGCGGTTTATTCGCGATGCTGACTGA
- a CDS encoding conserved hypothetical protein (Evidence 4 : Unknown function but conserved in other organisms) gives MKKNKKGREHVNKQFNRVAMTPEGNVSIMGLYALVDYVHFKGDGTHPIEDYDGQKWGLMQVLLEMPDDDRKDPRESFAEAAKSILRKRVEKAPVDKKEREKRWFRVLWEPRINTYNY, from the coding sequence ATGAAAAAAAATAAGAAAGGACGGGAACATGTAAACAAACAATTTAACCGTGTCGCTATGACGCCCGAGGGAAACGTGTCGATTATGGGCCTTTATGCGTTGGTTGATTACGTCCATTTTAAGGGAGATGGAACCCATCCTATAGAGGATTATGATGGGCAAAAGTGGGGACTTATGCAAGTTTTACTGGAAATGCCTGACGATGACAGAAAAGATCCAAGAGAAAGCTTTGCGGAGGCAGCCAAGTCTATTTTAAGGAAACGCGTGGAAAAAGCCCCTGTTGATAAAAAAGAGAGAGAAAAGAGATGGTTTCGAGTATTATGGGAACCCAGAATAAACACTTACAATTACTAA
- the murB gene encoding UDP-N-acetylenolpyruvoylglucosamine reductase, translating to MLTDRVKKRLSRISGAHVRFDEPMSRHTSLGIGGPAEARATPESLKDLESILRMASGEGIPWMVIGGGTNLLVSDRGLPGLCISLENCLTRVWEKASDGPETVVGAMAGARLSTAFAFAAKRGLSGMNFALGIPGSVGGAAMVNAGSSHGSMEDVLEAATVLFPDGRKEKMSREAFRAFREKEGGRFPAGAIVSEVFFRLGVSEPGRVQKEGRMILSARNKTQPGGKSAGCFFKNPEKGRPAGMLLDMAGLKGKRIGGARISEVHANFILNVGNASAKDVLDLMNMARETVYEKFNVRLDPEVKIVGVCPGLERAL from the coding sequence ATGCTGACTGACCGTGTGAAAAAACGGCTGTCCCGGATTTCGGGCGCCCATGTCCGCTTTGACGAGCCCATGAGCCGCCACACCTCCCTGGGGATCGGCGGCCCGGCCGAGGCGCGCGCGACGCCGGAGTCTTTGAAAGACCTGGAGTCGATTTTGCGGATGGCGTCCGGGGAAGGGATTCCCTGGATGGTCATCGGAGGGGGGACGAATCTGCTGGTTTCGGACCGGGGTCTTCCGGGGCTTTGTATCTCTTTGGAAAACTGTCTCACCCGCGTGTGGGAAAAAGCCTCGGACGGCCCGGAAACCGTGGTCGGGGCCATGGCCGGGGCCAGGCTTTCAACGGCGTTCGCCTTCGCGGCGAAGCGGGGGCTTTCGGGCATGAATTTCGCCCTGGGCATTCCCGGCTCTGTGGGAGGGGCGGCCATGGTGAACGCCGGGTCCTCCCACGGGAGCATGGAGGACGTCCTGGAGGCGGCGACGGTCCTCTTTCCGGACGGGCGGAAAGAAAAAATGTCCCGGGAGGCGTTTCGGGCGTTCAGAGAAAAAGAGGGCGGGCGCTTTCCCGCCGGCGCCATCGTCTCGGAGGTTTTTTTCAGGCTGGGCGTCTCAGAGCCGGGCCGGGTTCAAAAAGAGGGGCGTATGATTCTTTCGGCCCGGAACAAAACCCAGCCCGGGGGAAAAAGCGCGGGATGTTTTTTTAAAAATCCGGAAAAAGGCCGCCCCGCCGGCATGCTCCTGGATATGGCCGGGCTCAAGGGAAAAAGAATCGGGGGCGCCCGGATTTCCGAGGTTCACGCCAACTTTATTTTAAACGTGGGAAACGCCTCGGCAAAGGATGTCCTGGATCTGATGAACATGGCCAGGGAGACGGTCTATGAGAAATTCAACGTCAGGCTTGATCCGGAGGTGAAAATTGTCGGCGTATGCCCCGGCCTCGAAAGGGCCTTATAA
- the ftsA gene encoding ATP-binding cell division protein involved in recruitment of FtsK to Z ring (Evidence 2a : Function from experimental evidences in other organisms; PubMedId : 11847116, 20507805, 2846985, 2995680, 3000876, 6094474; Product type cp : cell process) codes for MQGQEENIIVGLDIGTTKICAVVGEMADGDINIIGIGTHPSEGLRKGVVVNIESTVKSIKKAVEEAELMAGCEISSVYAGIAGGHITGFNSRGIIAIKGSEVMENDVARVIDAARAVAIPMDREVIHVLPQEYIVDDQAGIHNPIGMSGVRLEARVHIVTGAVTSAHNIVKCANRAGLDVCDIVLESLASGEAALTKEEREIGAALIDLGGGTTDLAIFSEDNIKHTFVLSLGGNNLTNDIAVGVRASIASAEKIKINRGTCLLQDIKPDESIEIPGMGGRESRRLPRQILGEILEPRVEEIFELVKREIHRAGMENSIVSGVVVTGGSALLKGVVEIAEMTFNLPARLGKPRGIGGLVDVVNSSMYATGVGLVLYGASSDSKKKFRIRDANIFNRVMRRMKNWVREAV; via the coding sequence ATGCAAGGCCAGGAAGAAAATATTATCGTCGGCCTCGATATAGGCACGACCAAGATATGCGCCGTCGTGGGGGAGATGGCGGATGGAGACATCAACATCATCGGCATCGGGACCCATCCGTCGGAAGGGCTTCGCAAGGGCGTGGTGGTGAACATTGAATCCACGGTGAAATCGATCAAAAAGGCCGTCGAGGAGGCCGAGCTGATGGCCGGATGCGAGATTTCCTCGGTTTACGCAGGCATCGCCGGGGGGCACATCACGGGTTTCAACAGCCGGGGCATCATCGCCATCAAGGGGTCGGAGGTGATGGAAAACGATGTGGCGCGGGTCATTGACGCGGCCCGGGCCGTGGCCATTCCCATGGACCGGGAGGTCATCCACGTGCTTCCCCAGGAGTATATCGTGGACGATCAGGCCGGCATCCACAATCCCATCGGCATGTCGGGGGTCCGGCTGGAGGCCCGGGTGCACATTGTCACCGGCGCCGTGACATCGGCGCACAACATCGTGAAATGCGCCAACCGCGCCGGCCTGGACGTATGCGACATTGTGCTGGAATCCCTGGCTTCGGGCGAGGCGGCGCTCACAAAAGAGGAGAGGGAAATCGGGGCCGCTTTGATTGATCTGGGAGGCGGCACCACGGATCTGGCCATTTTCTCCGAGGACAACATCAAACACACGTTTGTGCTGTCTTTGGGAGGAAACAACCTGACCAACGACATCGCGGTGGGGGTCCGGGCCTCCATCGCCTCGGCGGAGAAAATCAAAATCAATCGCGGGACCTGTCTTTTGCAGGACATCAAGCCCGATGAGTCCATCGAAATCCCGGGGATGGGGGGAAGGGAGTCCAGGCGGCTTCCCCGCCAGATACTGGGAGAGATACTCGAGCCCCGGGTGGAGGAGATTTTTGAGCTGGTGAAACGGGAGATTCACAGGGCCGGAATGGAAAACAGCATCGTGTCCGGGGTGGTGGTGACCGGGGGGTCGGCCCTTCTGAAGGGGGTCGTGGAGATCGCCGAGATGACCTTCAATCTCCCCGCCCGGCTGGGAAAGCCCCGGGGCATCGGCGGCCTGGTGGATGTGGTGAACAGCTCCATGTACGCCACAGGGGTGGGGCTGGTGCTGTATGGGGCCTCAAGTGACTCCAAAAAGAAGTTCCGGATACGTGACGCCAATATTTTCAACCGGGTGATGCGCAGGATGAAAAACTGGGTGAGAGAGGCGGTATGA
- a CDS encoding conserved hypothetical protein (Evidence 4 : Unknown function but conserved in other organisms), with product MTRGPGPGGRKKTGGDETGAVVKSWKNRISVALAYPNVYGVGMPNLGFQAVYSQLNALDHVVCERAFLSGSGSGPRALESGRPLADFDIIAFSVSFENDFVHIPMMLNAAGIPLYSRRRDRPLPLVMAGGVACLLNPEPLADFMDCFLIGESEALLKPFFNRYDPSLDRRALLADLARHVSGLYVPSFYQVSRQSDGSIKKIAPIADVPPRVRRMVKADIADEPVRSVVLSSGSAFGRMFLVEASRGCFRGCRFCAAGFAGRPPRFFSFSALEKAIKEGARKSDRVGLVGAALSDFKDMDRLGRLAAREGVRLSFSSLRADSIDDRLADLLRENGVKTAVIAPEAGSERMRRVINKGMDESDILSAAETFAGRGVLNLKLYFMTGLPTEEPGDAAAIVDLCRRVRERFADASREKGRMGSVTVSLNPFVPKPLTPFQWAPAPGVADMKKKIRAISNGLRAVPNIRIHGNSPREAHVQALLSRGDRRTSKALEMAAGEGGKWTRVLAGLKSDKGPRVVRERGPEERFPWEIIDSGLDRDFLRREYEKALAGRASPPCPMTDCDLCARGCMSENIFKKNGLKP from the coding sequence GTGACGCGCGGACCCGGCCCCGGAGGCCGAAAAAAGACGGGCGGCGACGAGACCGGGGCCGTGGTCAAAAGCTGGAAAAACCGGATCAGCGTGGCCCTGGCCTACCCCAATGTCTATGGCGTGGGCATGCCCAACCTGGGGTTCCAGGCGGTTTACAGCCAGCTCAACGCCCTGGACCATGTGGTGTGTGAGCGGGCGTTTCTTTCCGGGTCCGGATCAGGCCCGCGCGCCCTCGAATCCGGAAGGCCCCTGGCCGATTTCGACATCATCGCCTTTTCCGTTTCCTTTGAAAATGATTTCGTTCATATCCCCATGATGCTCAACGCGGCGGGGATTCCCCTTTATTCCCGCCGGCGCGACCGGCCCCTGCCCCTGGTCATGGCCGGCGGCGTGGCCTGTCTTCTCAATCCCGAGCCCCTGGCCGATTTTATGGACTGCTTTCTGATCGGCGAGTCCGAGGCCCTTTTAAAGCCTTTTTTCAACCGTTACGACCCCTCCCTGGACCGGCGCGCCCTTCTGGCGGATCTGGCCCGACACGTTTCAGGTCTTTACGTCCCTTCGTTTTACCAGGTGTCCCGCCAAAGCGACGGCTCCATCAAAAAAATCGCCCCCATCGCCGATGTTCCGCCCCGGGTCAGGCGAATGGTCAAGGCGGACATCGCCGATGAGCCGGTCCGAAGCGTGGTGCTGTCTTCCGGGTCCGCCTTCGGCCGGATGTTTCTGGTGGAGGCGTCAAGGGGCTGTTTTCGGGGATGCCGTTTCTGCGCGGCGGGTTTCGCCGGCCGCCCTCCCCGTTTTTTCTCGTTTTCCGCGCTGGAAAAGGCCATCAAAGAAGGGGCGCGAAAGTCGGACCGCGTGGGGCTGGTGGGGGCGGCCCTTTCGGATTTCAAGGACATGGATCGCCTGGGCCGCCTGGCGGCCCGGGAAGGGGTCCGGCTTTCATTCAGCTCCCTTCGGGCCGATTCCATTGACGACCGCCTGGCTGATCTGCTTCGGGAAAACGGGGTCAAAACCGCCGTCATCGCGCCCGAGGCCGGTTCTGAGCGGATGAGGCGGGTCATCAACAAGGGAATGGACGAGTCGGACATTCTGTCCGCCGCCGAAACCTTCGCGGGGCGCGGCGTTTTGAATCTCAAACTGTATTTCATGACAGGCCTTCCCACGGAGGAGCCCGGGGACGCGGCGGCCATTGTGGACCTGTGCCGCCGCGTTCGGGAACGTTTCGCGGACGCCAGCCGGGAAAAGGGGCGCATGGGCTCGGTCACGGTGAGCCTGAATCCCTTTGTCCCCAAGCCTCTCACCCCCTTCCAGTGGGCCCCGGCGCCCGGCGTCGCCGATATGAAAAAAAAGATCCGGGCCATTTCCAATGGCCTGAGGGCCGTTCCCAACATTCGGATCCACGGCAACAGCCCGCGGGAGGCCCATGTCCAGGCCCTTTTGTCCCGGGGAGACCGGCGGACGTCCAAAGCCCTGGAGATGGCCGCCGGAGAAGGGGGGAAATGGACCCGGGTCCTGGCCGGGCTGAAATCGGACAAAGGCCCGCGGGTTGTCCGGGAAAGGGGTCCGGAGGAGCGTTTCCCCTGGGAGATCATCGACTCAGGTCTGGACCGGGACTTTCTGCGCCGGGAATATGAAAAGGCGCTGGCCGGACGCGCGTC
- a CDS encoding Lytic transglycosylase (fragment), whose product MGRLMDRYMRLKRMTIRQAVFGVGLWLALCAAPGFCMDDSPYSGARIFLSEARTLCDYSQELWEKGDMDSAMEALDRAYGLIGRVNEGKNRILARRKESLRFKISKRILEIHTSRRTGPDIVAGAHDEIPLEMNRHIRSELDAFTRGREKGFFKRAWRRSGKYREHIVRKLDAAGMPSELSWLPLIESGFRPNALSEAKALGLWQFIRTTGAKYGLKRNRYIDERLDPYKSTDAAIKYLSRLHEIFGDWNMALAAYNCGEGRVLREIKRRGKKYFDNFWDIYERLPRETARYVPRFLATLHIVKNPAKYGLDPARRASPPRFEIVSVPKRIRLKDAAFRMGISEKVLTKLNPSLRARVVPAENYPLKVPPGKAGILAAGLDRIRSVKYFAGGETLYHRIRPGETLSGIARRHRVSVRKIASANGIRVNSVIVAGRKLKIPGGGETFKTYLVKDGDTPFEIALKHNMTLSAFLRINGLSKRSKIYPGQRLLVV is encoded by the coding sequence ATGGGCCGATTAATGGACAGGTATATGAGATTAAAACGGATGACCATCCGGCAGGCGGTTTTCGGGGTCGGGCTCTGGCTCGCCCTTTGCGCCGCGCCGGGCTTTTGCATGGACGATTCCCCTTATTCCGGGGCGCGGATTTTTTTAAGCGAGGCGCGGACATTGTGCGATTATTCCCAGGAGCTGTGGGAAAAAGGAGACATGGACAGCGCCATGGAGGCCCTGGACCGGGCCTATGGGCTCATCGGCCGGGTGAATGAGGGAAAAAACCGGATACTGGCCCGCCGAAAAGAGAGCCTGCGTTTTAAAATATCGAAACGGATTCTGGAGATCCACACCTCCCGGCGGACCGGCCCCGACATTGTCGCGGGCGCCCATGATGAGATTCCCCTGGAGATGAACCGGCATATCCGCTCCGAGCTGGACGCCTTCACCCGCGGCCGGGAAAAGGGTTTTTTCAAACGGGCCTGGAGACGCTCCGGGAAATACCGGGAGCACATCGTGCGCAAACTCGATGCGGCCGGCATGCCTTCCGAGCTGTCCTGGCTTCCTCTCATCGAAAGTGGATTCAGACCCAACGCCCTGTCCGAGGCCAAAGCCCTGGGCCTTTGGCAGTTCATTCGGACCACCGGGGCCAAATACGGCCTGAAACGGAACCGATACATAGACGAGCGGCTGGACCCGTATAAATCCACCGACGCGGCCATCAAATACCTGTCCCGGCTGCATGAGATTTTTGGGGACTGGAACATGGCCCTGGCCGCCTACAATTGCGGCGAGGGAAGGGTTCTGAGGGAAATCAAAAGACGGGGGAAAAAATATTTCGACAATTTCTGGGACATTTATGAGCGTCTGCCCAGGGAGACGGCCCGATATGTTCCCCGGTTCCTGGCCACGCTTCATATCGTCAAAAATCCCGCGAAATACGGACTGGACCCCGCCCGCCGGGCGTCCCCCCCGCGCTTTGAGATTGTCTCGGTTCCCAAACGGATCCGATTGAAAGACGCGGCCTTTCGCATGGGGATTTCGGAAAAAGTCCTCACGAAACTCAATCCGTCTTTGCGCGCGCGCGTCGTTCCCGCGGAAAATTATCCCCTGAAAGTGCCGCCGGGGAAAGCGGGAATCCTGGCGGCCGGCCTTGACCGCATCCGGTCTGTGAAATATTTCGCCGGCGGCGAGACCCTTTATCACCGGATCAGGCCCGGGGAAACCCTTTCGGGCATCGCCCGCCGCCACCGGGTGAGCGTGAGGAAAATCGCGTCGGCCAACGGCATCCGGGTCAACAGCGTGATTGTGGCGGGTCGGAAATTGAAGATACCCGGCGGCGGGGAAACCTTCAAGACCTACCTGGTGAAAGACGGCGACACCCCTTTTGAGATCGCTTTGAAACACAACATGACCCTGAGCGCTTTTTTAAGGATCAATGGCCTGAGCAAACGCTCCAAAATTTATCCCGGCCAAAGACTCCTGGTGGTGTAG